The following coding sequences lie in one Arachis hypogaea cultivar Tifrunner chromosome 4, arahy.Tifrunner.gnm2.J5K5, whole genome shotgun sequence genomic window:
- the LOC112796789 gene encoding O-fucosyltransferase 35 — protein sequence MSLMELSGSVSRLIMDRSSIDYGYWDGEGDAERTLKMVETGVIGSEIAMAEESGIWSKPNSDNFTQCIELPRNHKRLDANINGYILINANGGLNQMRFGVWQH from the exons ATGTCACTAATG GAACTATCTGGCTCTGTTTCTAGATTAATAATGGACCGAAGCTCCATTGATTATGGTTATTGGGATGGAGAAGGTGATGCTGAACGAACTCTAAAGATGGTAGAGACAGGAGTAATTGGTAGCGAGATTGCCATGGCCGAA GAGTCGGGCATCTGGTCTAAACCCAACAGTGACAATTTCACTCAATGCATAGAACTGCCAAGAAATCATAAGA GGCTAGATGCAAATATCAATGGCTATATCCTCATAAACGCTAATGGTGGCTTGAACCAGATGAGATTTGGGGTCTGGCAGCATTGA
- the LOC114927568 gene encoding uncharacterized protein, whose translation MLKLLASYNKEVDAVVLDNAPQNAIYTSPSIQKEILHVFARKVQNEIRNEIGNAKFCLIVDEARDESRREQMALVVRFVDKHGFVKERLIDVVHVKDTTSATLKQEICSALSHHNLNIQNVRGQGYDGASNMRGEWKGLQALIIQECPYAYYVHCFAHQLQLALVAAAKEVVDVHAFFQSLSNIINVVCSSCKRNDELRSAYATEISHLVATNQIETGRGANQIGTLKRSGDTRWSSHFNSICSLLRMFGATTSGRFGY comes from the coding sequence atgttaaaattattagctTCTTACAATAAAGAAGTGGATGCAGTTGTTTTGGATAATGCTCCTCAAAATGCAATATACACATCACCTTCTATTCAAAAGGAAATTCTACATGTTTTTGCTAGAAAGGTGCAAAATGAAATTCGCAATGAGATTGGTAATGCAAAgttttgtttgattgttgatgaaGCTAGAGATGAATCTAGAAGAGAACAAATGGCACTTGTTGTTAGATTTGTTGATAAGCATGGATTTGTCAAAGAAAGGCTAATAGATGTTGTTCATGTCAAAGATACTACTTCTGCTACTCTAAAACAAGAGATTTGTTCTGCATTATCTCATCACAATCTCAACATTCAAAATGTTCGAGGTCAAGGGTATGACGGAGCTAGTAATATGCGTGGAGAGTGGAAAGGGTTACAAGCTTTAATTATTCAAGAATGTCCTTATGCATATTATGTTCATTGCTTTGCTCATCAATTACAGCTAGCTCTTGTTGCTGCGGCTAAAGAAGTTGTTGATGTTCATGCTTTTTTCCAAAGTTTGAGTAATATTATCAATGTTGTGTGCTCTTCTTGCAAACGCAATGATGAATTACGATCTGCTTATGCAACTGAAATTTCCCATTTAGTTGCAACTAATCAAATTGaaacaggaagaggagcaaaTCAAATTGGCACATTAAAAAGATCAGGAGATACCAGGTGGAGCTCTCACTTCAACTCAATTTGTAGCCTTTTACGTATGTTTGGAGCAACAACTTCAGGAAGATTTGGCTACTAA
- the LOC140184130 gene encoding uncharacterized protein, with translation MGITDKLCQALQQKSQDILNAMHLVSSTKSLIQQLRDSSWGALLEKVSSFCNDHAIQIPDMGASFSDIIRSRRKKDVVTVEHHYRVDIFTSVIDFQLKELNSRFSEQATELLILSTSLDPKDAFKLFSVYQLLYLIL, from the exons ATGGGAATCACTGATAAACTTTGTCAAGCATTGCAACAAAAATCTCAAGACATTTTGAATGCTATGCATCTGGTTTCTAGTACAAAGTCATTGATTCAACAGTTAAGAGATAGTAGTTGGGGAGCACTTTTGGAGAAAGTTAGTTCTTTCTGCAATGATCATGCTATTCAGATACCTGATATGGGTGCTTCTTTTAGTGACATAATTCGGTCTCGTCGTAAAAAGGATGTTGTCACTGTTGAACACCACTATCGTGTTGACATTTTTACTAGCGTGATAGATTTTCAATTGAAAGAGCTAAATAGTAGATTTAGTGAGCAAGCAACCGAGCTCCTCATACTGAGTACATCTCTAGATCCTAAAGATGCTTTCAAGTTATTCAGT gtGTACCAACTCTTATATCTCATTTTGTAG